The following coding sequences are from one Bifidobacterium sp. window:
- a CDS encoding phosphoketolase, translating to MTSPVIGTPWKKLDAPVSEETLEAVDKYWRAANYLSIGQIYLRSNPLMKEPFTREDVKHRLVGHWGTTPGLNFLIGHINRLIADHQQNTVIIMGPGHGGPAGTSQSYLDGTYTEYFPKITKDEAGLQKFFRQFSYPGGIPSHYAPETPGSIHEGGELGYALSHAYGAVMNNPSLFVPAIVGDGEAETGPLATGWQSNKLVNPRTDGIVLPILHLNGYKIANPTILSRISDEELHEFFHGMGYEPYEFVAGFDDEDSLSIHRRFSDLFETVFDEICEIKATAQTDDMTRPFYPMIIFRTPKGWTCPKFIDGKKTEGSWRAHQVPLVSARDTEAHFEILKNWLESYKPEELFDENGSVRSDVLSFMPEGELRIGENPNANGGRIREDLKLPNLDDYAVREVEQYGHGWGQLEATRRLGVYTRDIIKLNPDSFRIFGPDETASNRLSAAYEVTSKQWDAGYISDQVDENMKVTGQVTEQLSEHQMEGFLEGYLLTGRHGIWSSYESFVHVIDSMLNQHAKWLEATVREIPWRKPISSVNLLVSSHVWRQDHNGFSHQDPGVIDILLNKNFNNDHVVEIYFPADSNLLLAVSERAYKSTNKINAIIAGKQPAATWVSLDEARAELEKGAAEWKWASNVKDGEDVDIVLASAGDVPTQELLAAADKLNQLGVKFKFVNVVDLLKIQNASENDQALSAEEFTELFSADKPVLFAYHAYAREIRGLIWDRPNHDNFNIHGYEEQGSTTTPYDMVRVNNIDRYELTAEALRAVDAEKFASKIDELEKFRTEAFQFAVDKGYDHPDYTDWVWPDVKTELPGAVTATAATAGDNE from the coding sequence ATGACGAGTCCTGTTATTGGCACCCCTTGGAAGAAGCTGGATGCCCCAGTCTCCGAAGAGACCCTGGAAGCCGTCGATAAGTATTGGCGTGCAGCCAATTACCTCTCCATTGGCCAGATTTACCTTCGTAGTAATCCACTGATGAAGGAACCGTTCACACGTGAAGATGTTAAGCATCGTCTCGTGGGACACTGGGGAACCACACCTGGTCTGAACTTCTTGATCGGCCACATTAATCGCCTTATCGCCGATCACCAGCAGAACACGGTTATCATCATGGGTCCAGGCCACGGCGGTCCTGCTGGCACCTCCCAGTCCTACTTGGATGGAACTTACACCGAATACTTCCCGAAGATCACCAAGGATGAAGCTGGTCTGCAGAAGTTCTTCCGTCAGTTCTCATACCCAGGCGGCATTCCTTCCCACTACGCACCAGAGACACCAGGCTCAATCCACGAAGGTGGAGAGCTGGGTTATGCCTTGTCACACGCTTACGGCGCAGTGATGAACAACCCGAGCCTGTTCGTTCCAGCAATCGTCGGTGACGGTGAAGCTGAGACCGGTCCTCTGGCAACCGGCTGGCAGTCCAACAAGCTGGTCAACCCACGTACCGACGGTATTGTGCTCCCAATCCTGCACCTCAACGGGTACAAGATTGCCAACCCAACCATCCTTTCACGTATCTCCGATGAAGAGCTTCACGAGTTCTTCCACGGCATGGGCTACGAACCATATGAGTTCGTTGCAGGATTCGATGACGAGGACAGCCTCTCCATTCATCGTCGTTTCTCGGATCTCTTCGAGACCGTCTTCGACGAAATTTGCGAGATCAAGGCAACCGCGCAGACCGATGATATGACTCGTCCGTTCTACCCAATGATCATCTTCCGTACACCTAAGGGCTGGACTTGCCCGAAGTTCATCGACGGTAAGAAGACCGAGGGTTCATGGCGCGCCCACCAGGTTCCTCTGGTTTCTGCTCGCGATACCGAAGCTCACTTCGAAATTCTGAAGAACTGGCTGGAATCATACAAGCCTGAAGAGCTCTTCGACGAGAACGGCTCTGTCCGTTCAGACGTTCTTTCCTTCATGCCTGAAGGTGAACTACGTATCGGTGAGAACCCGAACGCTAACGGTGGTCGCATCCGCGAAGATCTTAAGCTTCCTAACCTTGACGACTACGCAGTCCGCGAGGTTGAACAGTACGGTCACGGCTGGGGACAGCTTGAAGCTACACGTCGTCTGGGTGTCTACACTCGCGACATTATCAAGCTCAACCCTGATTCCTTCCGTATCTTCGGACCAGACGAAACCGCTTCAAACCGTCTTTCTGCAGCATACGAAGTAACCAGCAAGCAGTGGGATGCAGGTTACATCTCCGACCAGGTTGACGAGAACATGAAGGTCACCGGTCAGGTCACCGAGCAGCTCTCTGAGCATCAGATGGAAGGCTTCCTTGAGGGCTACTTGCTCACTGGTCGTCACGGCATCTGGAGCTCCTATGAGTCCTTCGTTCACGTCATCGACTCCATGCTCAACCAGCATGCGAAGTGGCTTGAGGCAACCGTGCGTGAGATTCCTTGGCGTAAGCCAATCTCCTCGGTCAACCTTCTCGTCAGCTCGCACGTATGGCGTCAGGATCACAATGGCTTCAGCCATCAGGATCCAGGCGTGATTGACATCCTGCTGAACAAGAACTTCAACAACGACCACGTTGTGGAGATCTACTTCCCAGCTGATTCGAACTTGCTGCTCGCCGTTTCCGAGCGTGCATACAAGTCCACGAACAAGATCAACGCCATCATCGCCGGCAAACAGCCAGCAGCAACTTGGGTCTCACTTGATGAAGCTCGCGCTGAACTCGAAAAGGGTGCAGCTGAGTGGAAGTGGGCTTCCAACGTCAAGGACGGCGAAGATGTTGATATCGTGCTCGCATCCGCAGGCGATGTTCCTACTCAGGAACTCTTGGCTGCAGCTGACAAGCTGAACCAACTTGGTGTTAAGTTCAAGTTCGTCAACGTTGTGGATCTGCTCAAGATTCAGAATGCTTCCGAGAACGATCAGGCACTCAGCGCTGAAGAGTTCACCGAACTCTTCAGCGCCGACAAGCCAGTCCTCTTCGCGTACCATGCTTATGCACGCGAGATTCGTGGACTCATCTGGGATCGTCCAAACCACGACAACTTCAACATCCACGGCTACGAAGAGCAGGGTTCAACCACTACTCCGTACGACATGGTTCGTGTCAACAACATCGATCGTTACGAACTCACCGCCGAAGCACTGCGTGCAGTCGACGCGGAGAAGTTCGCATCAAAGATTGATGAACTTGAGAAGTTCCGTACCGAGGCATTCCAGTTCGCAGTGGATAAGGGCTACGATCATCCTGATTACACCGATTGGGTGTGGCCAGACGTGAAGACCGAGCTTCCAGGAGCTGTTACTGCAACTGCTGCAACTGCAGGCGACAACGAGTGA
- the pta gene encoding phosphate acetyltransferase, producing MSFRSVSILSPESANGRNVVALGVTAAFSQNGPTTVFRPAARANDSFTKVLLNLSGKHVNVDDAIAVSPEAFLSHNSDMRADIVSSFHTIVDSAAIASVVIVGTDKSPITDPEEFSINAKVAADLQSPVFLAVCTLHRNPAEVLATVKACETSVKESGSQVLGLFVTGCSAQRSAETLEGLSSLTYPVWTLPAQTVDPEQEDSIHSALDLFQQHVPSDELLAAASATWDIPVTPLHFQHSLLRQAKMKHKTIVLPEGEEDRIIQAADFLLARDIVNLIIVGEREAILSRAEELGLSHLDKAQFQSPDDEALLSDMTTALCDLRRKKGMTEEQARTTLKDASYFGTMLVVLGKADGLVSGSINSTANTVRPALQAIKTKAGSSLVSGAFLMCFDTHVALFADCAINPNPSAQCLAEIAIQSAQTARSFDIEPRIGMLSYSTLGSGKGPDVDLVEEATALVHEQAPELEVVGPIQFDAAWSPQVAASKAKGNSVAGHVNVFVFPDLSAGNIAYKAVQRSSGALAVGPVLQGLNKPVNDLSRGAQVADIINTVALTAAQAD from the coding sequence TTGAGTTTCCGCAGTGTATCCATACTCAGTCCAGAATCAGCTAATGGCCGCAACGTCGTTGCTTTGGGTGTAACAGCCGCATTTTCTCAGAACGGCCCAACGACAGTATTCAGACCAGCAGCCCGTGCTAATGATTCATTTACCAAGGTTTTGCTTAATCTTTCTGGTAAACATGTCAATGTTGATGACGCTATAGCCGTGAGTCCGGAGGCATTCCTCTCCCACAATAGTGATATGAGAGCCGATATAGTCTCAAGCTTCCACACTATTGTTGACTCAGCTGCTATAGCCAGCGTGGTTATCGTCGGTACTGATAAATCGCCGATTACTGATCCTGAAGAATTTTCGATTAATGCCAAAGTGGCTGCGGATCTTCAATCCCCTGTTTTTCTGGCTGTTTGCACCTTACATAGAAACCCTGCTGAAGTACTCGCTACCGTTAAAGCTTGCGAGACATCTGTTAAGGAATCAGGGTCGCAAGTATTGGGACTGTTTGTCACAGGCTGCTCAGCACAACGTAGTGCAGAAACTCTTGAAGGTCTTTCATCGTTGACCTACCCTGTATGGACTTTGCCCGCACAAACAGTTGACCCCGAGCAAGAAGATTCGATTCACAGTGCTCTAGACCTCTTTCAACAGCACGTACCAAGCGACGAGCTACTGGCAGCAGCATCAGCAACATGGGATATCCCAGTCACACCTCTACACTTTCAACATTCCTTGTTGCGTCAAGCAAAAATGAAGCACAAAACTATCGTTCTTCCCGAGGGTGAAGAGGATCGTATTATTCAGGCAGCGGACTTCCTGCTTGCTCGTGACATCGTTAACCTTATTATCGTTGGAGAGCGTGAGGCGATTCTCAGCAGAGCCGAGGAACTCGGACTTTCACACTTGGATAAAGCCCAATTCCAATCACCAGATGATGAAGCTTTATTAAGCGATATGACGACTGCTCTATGCGATTTACGTCGCAAAAAAGGAATGACAGAAGAACAAGCACGAACAACTCTCAAAGATGCTTCGTATTTCGGTACCATGCTGGTAGTACTGGGCAAAGCTGACGGCTTGGTCTCAGGCTCAATCAATTCCACAGCAAACACAGTACGCCCAGCACTGCAAGCTATTAAGACCAAAGCTGGATCGTCATTAGTCTCAGGAGCATTCCTCATGTGCTTCGATACGCATGTTGCTCTTTTTGCAGACTGCGCTATTAACCCGAATCCGAGTGCTCAATGTCTTGCTGAAATTGCAATACAATCCGCACAAACAGCACGGTCATTCGATATTGAGCCTCGCATTGGTATGCTGTCATACTCCACACTTGGCTCCGGAAAAGGCCCTGATGTAGATCTCGTAGAGGAAGCTACTGCGCTGGTTCACGAGCAGGCACCTGAACTGGAGGTCGTTGGACCGATACAATTCGACGCAGCGTGGTCACCACAGGTCGCCGCCAGCAAAGCCAAGGGTAACTCGGTTGCAGGCCACGTAAATGTATTTGTGTTCCCCGATCTATCCGCAGGAAACATCGCTTACAAGGCTGTACAACGCTCTTCCGGAGCTTTGGCAGTTGGCCCTGTACTGCAAGGTTTGAACAAGCCAGTAAACGATCTTTCTCGTGGCGCACAAGTTGCAGACATCATCAACACCGTAGCTCTCACAGCAGCTCAAGCAGATTAA
- a CDS encoding acetate/propionate family kinase yields the protein MAKTVLVINSGSSSIKYQLVDLESGEGLASGLVEKIGEPSDGHYKHEYNGEKHELEEPIPDHEVGLKRVLEFFEEYGPSIQEAGIVAVGHRVVQGGSVFPKPALVTDKTIAQVKNLAVLAPLHNGPEAVGAEVMRSLLPDTPQVFVFDSSFFFDLPKAVSTYALNKDIADEYHIRRYGAHGTSHQYVGSLVPELIGKPAEGLKQIVLHIGNGASASAQISGKPVETSMGLTPLEGLVMGGRTGDIDPAVVFHLIRNAHMNVDELDTLFNKRSGLTGLTGHGDMREIHRMIAEGDENAKLALDIYVHRIVGYIGNYVAQMGGVDVITFTAGVGENDEVVRREVAKKLAPFGVKIDLEKNDIRSKEPRIISTPDSSIAICIIPTNEELSIARQAEVIASEGDSYGNVFSK from the coding sequence ATGGCGAAAACCGTCCTAGTCATCAATTCTGGCTCAAGTTCAATTAAATATCAGTTAGTCGATCTTGAATCAGGCGAAGGCCTTGCTTCCGGTCTTGTCGAGAAAATCGGCGAGCCGTCAGATGGTCATTACAAGCACGAGTACAACGGAGAAAAGCACGAGCTCGAAGAGCCAATCCCCGACCATGAAGTCGGACTCAAGCGCGTTTTGGAATTCTTTGAAGAGTACGGGCCAAGCATCCAAGAGGCTGGAATCGTAGCTGTTGGGCACCGTGTAGTTCAAGGTGGTTCGGTATTCCCGAAGCCTGCTCTAGTAACCGATAAAACCATCGCACAGGTCAAGAATCTTGCCGTATTGGCACCGTTGCACAATGGACCAGAAGCAGTTGGCGCCGAAGTCATGCGCTCACTGTTACCAGATACCCCTCAGGTCTTTGTATTCGACAGCTCATTCTTCTTCGATCTGCCAAAGGCAGTGAGTACCTATGCATTAAATAAAGATATCGCTGACGAGTACCATATCCGTCGTTATGGCGCTCATGGAACCAGCCACCAATACGTTGGTTCCTTAGTACCGGAACTCATCGGAAAACCTGCTGAAGGTCTTAAGCAAATCGTTTTGCACATCGGCAATGGCGCTTCAGCTTCAGCTCAGATTTCAGGCAAGCCTGTGGAGACCTCAATGGGGCTCACTCCACTTGAAGGCCTCGTAATGGGTGGCCGTACTGGCGATATTGACCCTGCTGTGGTCTTCCATCTCATTCGTAACGCTCACATGAACGTCGACGAGCTCGACACCCTTTTCAACAAGCGTTCTGGCTTAACTGGTCTCACCGGACATGGCGATATGCGCGAAATTCATCGCATGATTGCCGAGGGCGATGAGAATGCGAAGCTTGCACTAGACATCTACGTTCATCGTATTGTTGGTTACATTGGCAACTATGTAGCTCAAATGGGTGGCGTTGACGTAATCACCTTCACAGCAGGTGTTGGTGAAAACGACGAAGTGGTGCGCAGAGAAGTTGCTAAGAAGCTTGCTCCATTCGGCGTAAAGATCGACTTGGAGAAGAACGATATTCGTTCCAAGGAGCCACGTATCATTTCTACTCCAGACAGCAGCATTGCTATATGCATTATTCCTACTAACGAGGAACTCTCTATAGCTCGTCAAGCTGAAGTCATTGCCAGTGAAGGCGATTCCTACGGCAACGTGTTCAGTAAGTGA
- the hisN gene encoding histidinol-phosphatase, with product MAFDAVWQELQGGTVMTTQTVYDEQSFTQDISANPHYGDLLLALEMADAADELTSRRFGAMDLRIQDKPDHTPVTDADKATEGLIRTMLAQSRPEDSIYGEELGKSDSTGRRWIIDPIDGTKNFVRGVPVWATLIGLQEGDDIVVGVVSAPMLHNRWFALKDGGSYMGANPEHAVKLHVSQVSDITNASMSLSSLTGWKERGDRDSLIALSDSMWRLRGFGDFWQYMLVAQGAVDVAAEPELDLYDMAALVPVVVEAGGRFTDLDGKPGPWGGNGLASNGLIHQTVLDALR from the coding sequence GTGGCATTCGATGCTGTATGGCAAGAATTACAAGGCGGCACGGTGATGACCACACAAACGGTATATGACGAGCAATCCTTTACACAAGACATATCTGCTAATCCACATTATGGTGATCTGCTGTTGGCTCTAGAAATGGCTGACGCTGCAGACGAGCTCACCTCGCGTCGTTTTGGTGCGATGGATTTGCGCATCCAAGATAAACCTGACCACACACCAGTTACGGATGCTGACAAGGCCACAGAAGGCCTTATACGGACCATGCTGGCACAGAGCAGGCCAGAAGACAGCATCTACGGCGAAGAACTCGGCAAATCGGATTCGACCGGCAGACGCTGGATTATTGATCCTATCGATGGAACCAAGAATTTCGTGCGAGGTGTGCCAGTGTGGGCCACCTTAATAGGTCTTCAAGAGGGTGACGACATCGTAGTGGGCGTAGTCTCAGCGCCGATGTTGCATAATCGTTGGTTCGCACTTAAAGATGGTGGTTCCTATATGGGAGCGAACCCTGAACATGCAGTGAAGTTGCATGTTTCGCAAGTTTCAGATATTACAAATGCTTCCATGTCATTGTCATCGTTAACAGGATGGAAAGAGCGAGGGGATAGGGATTCCTTAATTGCCTTGAGCGATAGCATGTGGAGACTACGCGGTTTTGGGGATTTCTGGCAATATATGCTCGTTGCACAGGGAGCCGTAGATGTCGCTGCAGAGCCAGAATTGGATCTTTACGACATGGCTGCCTTGGTTCCAGTAGTTGTTGAGGCTGGCGGACGTTTTACTGATCTCGACGGAAAACCAGGGCCGTGGGGTGGCAACGGACTAGCCAGCAATGGCCTCATACACCAGACCGTATTAGATGCTCTGCGCTGA